One Stenotrophomonas sp. SAU14A_NAIMI4_5 DNA segment encodes these proteins:
- a CDS encoding BLUF domain-containing protein, whose translation MPIRAVAYISEAGPAVAGDTLGLDSGKLDELVDDAARFNRDAGVTGVLLFDGLRFLQYMEGPEDGLSVAYSRVQGASSHTGIIELHRGRVGSRRLPFWPMRWLPMQPDELARLAHADWTGFAQRSGDAEAAEAAMDILTSWVEPYTSVA comes from the coding sequence ATGCCTATCAGGGCCGTTGCATACATCAGCGAAGCGGGCCCAGCCGTTGCGGGTGACACGTTGGGCCTGGACAGTGGAAAGCTGGACGAACTGGTTGACGACGCCGCGCGGTTCAATCGCGATGCCGGGGTCACCGGAGTGCTGCTGTTCGATGGCCTCCGATTCCTCCAGTACATGGAGGGACCCGAAGACGGCTTGAGCGTGGCCTACTCGCGGGTACAGGGTGCATCAAGCCACACGGGGATCATCGAACTGCACCGAGGCAGGGTGGGAAGCCGGCGCCTGCCGTTCTGGCCGATGCGCTGGCTCCCGATGCAGCCCGATGAGCTGGCGCGGCTGGCCCACGCTGACTGGACCGGCTTCGCACAGCGCAGCGGGGATGCGGAGGCGGCCGAAGCAGCAATGGATATTCTGACGTCGTGGGTTGAACCGTATACCTCGGTCGCGTAA
- a CDS encoding BLUF domain-containing protein, with protein sequence MSQVRQPWNREELDALVQRAAAFNLEAGVTGVLLFDGVSFLQYIEGPEEGVERAYRRILASAFHSEIVELGRGTVGGRLLPYWSMHWLLADPSQLRSVACADWTGFVRSTHPSPRRSTAMDRLHVYLHPYLARPQ encoded by the coding sequence ATGAGCCAGGTCAGGCAGCCTTGGAACCGCGAGGAGCTGGACGCGTTGGTTCAGCGTGCAGCCGCCTTCAACCTCGAGGCCGGGGTGACCGGGGTGCTGCTCTTTGACGGCGTCAGTTTCCTGCAATACATCGAGGGGCCGGAGGAGGGGGTGGAGCGGGCCTACAGACGAATTCTTGCGTCGGCGTTCCATTCCGAGATCGTGGAACTGGGGCGCGGCACAGTCGGTGGCAGGCTTCTGCCCTACTGGTCCATGCACTGGCTCCTGGCCGATCCCAGTCAGCTGCGCTCGGTTGCCTGTGCTGACTGGACGGGGTTCGTTAGATCAACCCACCCGTCCCCGCGACGGTCCACTGCAATGGACCGCCTTCATGTTTATCTGCATCCCTACCTCGCACGGCCTCAGTAG
- a CDS encoding DUF892 family protein, with protein sequence MAIKTAEELFVHELSDIYSAEKQLTKALPRLARAAANPDLSAAFETHLEETQGQIERIDQVVEVLGIRLKRIKCAAMEGLVEEGKEVIDSIEKGPVRDAALIGGAQKVEHYEIASYGTIAALAKQLGYKDALPYLLETLEEEKATDEKLTLLAEQGGNQDAEEAA encoded by the coding sequence ATGGCCATCAAGACCGCAGAAGAACTGTTCGTCCACGAGCTCTCGGACATCTACAGCGCCGAGAAGCAGTTGACCAAGGCGCTCCCCCGTCTTGCCCGGGCGGCAGCCAACCCGGATCTCTCAGCTGCTTTCGAAACCCATCTGGAAGAGACGCAAGGTCAGATCGAGCGCATCGACCAGGTCGTTGAAGTCCTCGGTATCCGCCTGAAGCGGATCAAGTGCGCGGCCATGGAAGGCCTGGTGGAAGAGGGAAAGGAAGTCATCGATTCCATTGAAAAGGGCCCCGTGCGAGACGCTGCACTGATCGGCGGCGCGCAGAAAGTGGAGCATTACGAAATCGCCTCTTACGGCACCATCGCTGCCTTGGCCAAGCAGCTCGGTTACAAGGACGCGTTGCCGTATCTGCTGGAAACCCTGGAAGAAGAGAAAGCCACCGACGAAAAGCTGACCCTTCTGGCGGAACAGGGTGGCAACCAAGACGCGGAAGAGGCTGCCTGA
- a CDS encoding DUF6766 family protein, whose protein sequence is MWRRNGLSLVLLALMAVFLVAQALTGWQVHNEELSQHGAHTLGLLPYLATGHFSSATFENWESEFLQMGMYVLLTVRLRQRGSAESRPLDPSQERPRVEKGRAPWPVRQGGVCKHLYEHSLAIAFFALFAMSFALHALGSWRAKCDEDRLQGMLPPSFMDHLFSSDFWFESMQNWQSEFLAVLALVVLTIFLRQKDSPQSKPVEAPHSQTGD, encoded by the coding sequence ATGTGGCGTCGCAATGGCTTGTCCTTGGTGCTGCTGGCATTGATGGCTGTTTTTCTGGTCGCCCAAGCGCTGACCGGATGGCAGGTCCACAACGAAGAGTTATCCCAGCACGGGGCTCACACACTTGGGTTACTCCCATACCTGGCCACCGGCCACTTCAGCAGCGCCACGTTTGAGAACTGGGAAAGCGAGTTCCTGCAGATGGGCATGTATGTGCTGCTGACCGTTCGCCTGCGGCAACGGGGCTCGGCGGAGTCCCGACCTCTGGACCCGTCGCAAGAACGTCCTCGGGTCGAAAAGGGCCGAGCTCCTTGGCCGGTGCGACAAGGAGGTGTCTGCAAGCACCTCTATGAGCATTCGCTTGCGATCGCCTTCTTCGCCCTGTTTGCCATGTCCTTTGCGCTGCATGCCTTGGGAAGTTGGCGTGCCAAGTGTGACGAGGACCGTCTCCAGGGAATGCTGCCACCCTCGTTCATGGACCACCTCTTCAGCAGCGACTTCTGGTTTGAATCCATGCAGAACTGGCAGAGCGAGTTCCTGGCCGTGCTGGCACTTGTTGTGCTTACCATCTTCCTGAGGCAGAAGGACTCGCCCCAATCCAAGCCGGTAGAGGCGCCCCATTCGCAGACCGGGGACTGA
- a CDS encoding isochorismatase family cysteine hydrolase, protein MPTPALLIVDMFSRFDFPDGERLAPRAVEAAHALHPIREAFDERDWPVIYANDNFGNWKCGFRELAEECLRTPGAPQEIARTLFPNPGHYSVLKPKHSAFLSTPLQILLQKLEAGPLVLTGMALDSCVLATAIDANSREYECLVVEQAVACLPERRTASLDVLSQSGAARVVCANSFLPGLGFT, encoded by the coding sequence ATGCCCACTCCAGCCCTTCTGATCGTTGACATGTTCAGCCGTTTCGACTTTCCGGACGGAGAACGCTTGGCGCCCCGCGCCGTAGAGGCGGCACACGCGCTCCATCCAATCCGGGAGGCGTTTGACGAAAGGGACTGGCCTGTCATCTACGCCAATGACAATTTCGGGAACTGGAAATGTGGTTTCCGCGAGCTTGCCGAGGAATGCCTGCGGACGCCTGGAGCGCCCCAGGAAATTGCCCGCACACTGTTCCCCAACCCGGGTCATTACTCTGTTTTGAAACCCAAGCACTCGGCGTTCCTGTCCACACCCCTGCAGATTCTGCTGCAGAAACTGGAAGCGGGGCCATTGGTGCTGACGGGAATGGCGCTGGACTCGTGCGTGCTTGCCACGGCCATCGATGCCAATTCAAGGGAGTACGAGTGCCTCGTGGTGGAGCAGGCGGTGGCCTGCTTGCCCGAGCGCAGGACTGCTTCCCTGGACGTGCTGAGTCAATCCGGTGCAGCGCGCGTGGTCTGCGCGAATTCCTTTCTTCCAGGCTTGGGCTTCACCTGA
- the ligD gene encoding DNA ligase D encodes MSLVEYRRKRRFDQTREPEPGKVLPKGQRAIFVVQLHHASRRHYDFRLQVGDALKSWAVPKGPSYDPKVKRMAVEVEDHPVDYAGFEGEIPKGQYGGGHVAQFDHGVWATQGDPEAQLAKGHLRFELFGTKLKGGWHLVRSGKPARQPQWLLFKDDDAFASDLEADDLLADVSAPPAEDLKRAGGGKADKKKLKAVPARRARRKNWARKAMSLSNAKEAAAPSGPFEPQLAKLGEAPPQGDQWIHEIKWDGYRILATVADGAVRLWSRNALEWTDKVPEIRDAIAALGLTSAALDGELIAGSGTREDFNLLQATLSGERQGALAYALFDLLHIDGVDVAAAPLVERKALLQELVEGQTGHLAFSSHVQGDGDHAYRMAGEQHFEGIISKRADRGYHSGRSDDWRKTKQLASDEFAVVGYTAPKGSRSGFGSLLLAKPDAKHGWLYVGRLGSGFSDLLIKEISEKIQGGGKKPTAYVATEDTDLRAAKWFEPRFVVEVFYRGIGGQQLLRQASLKAVRTDKDVDDLLDSDRAAQGKPARGKRASTTPPTRMAAAKPPADRAPPRLSSPSKVLFPGDGYTKQDVWDYYSAVMDHLLPEVINRPLSIIRCPAGTGKPCFFQKHHTAGLELVDAVKLKEDSGINAHYLVVRDAASLLELVQFNALEFHPWGSHAEAPDRADRVVFDLDPGPDVPFAEVKKAATDIRKLLAQLELESFLRVSGGKGLHVVVPLNPGCDWDLTKRFAKGFADALAQSEPQRFLATATKALRNKRIFVDYLRNGRGATAVASYSLRGRPGAPVAMPLAWTELAKLKRADAFTIKDVPAKLKRRRKDPWEGIDSLRQNLARWAREE; translated from the coding sequence GTGTCCTTGGTCGAATACCGCCGCAAGCGCCGCTTTGACCAGACCAGGGAGCCGGAGCCTGGCAAGGTTCTGCCCAAGGGACAGCGCGCCATCTTCGTCGTGCAGCTTCATCACGCCAGCCGACGCCATTACGACTTCCGCCTGCAGGTGGGCGATGCCTTGAAGAGTTGGGCGGTTCCCAAAGGTCCCAGCTACGACCCCAAGGTCAAACGCATGGCGGTCGAGGTCGAGGACCATCCGGTGGACTACGCGGGTTTTGAAGGCGAAATCCCCAAGGGACAATACGGTGGCGGTCACGTGGCGCAGTTTGATCACGGCGTATGGGCGACCCAGGGCGACCCGGAGGCTCAGCTTGCCAAGGGCCACCTGCGCTTCGAGCTGTTTGGTACCAAGCTGAAAGGCGGCTGGCATCTGGTTCGATCCGGCAAGCCCGCGCGTCAGCCGCAGTGGCTGCTGTTCAAGGACGACGATGCGTTCGCCAGCGATCTCGAAGCGGACGATCTGCTGGCCGACGTGTCTGCTCCACCTGCAGAGGACCTGAAGCGGGCGGGTGGAGGAAAGGCGGACAAGAAGAAGCTCAAAGCCGTGCCCGCCAGGAGGGCGCGCCGAAAGAACTGGGCCAGAAAGGCCATGTCCCTGTCCAACGCGAAGGAGGCTGCCGCTCCCTCGGGTCCCTTCGAGCCCCAACTGGCCAAGCTGGGGGAGGCGCCACCCCAAGGCGATCAATGGATCCACGAGATCAAATGGGACGGGTATCGAATCCTGGCCACGGTGGCCGATGGCGCCGTCCGGCTGTGGTCCCGCAACGCCTTGGAATGGACTGACAAGGTCCCCGAGATACGTGATGCCATCGCAGCGCTGGGGCTCACCTCCGCTGCATTGGATGGCGAACTCATCGCCGGGTCAGGCACCAGGGAGGACTTCAATCTGCTGCAGGCGACGCTGTCCGGAGAGCGGCAAGGGGCGCTGGCTTACGCCTTGTTCGATCTGCTGCACATCGATGGCGTGGACGTGGCCGCCGCGCCCTTGGTGGAGCGCAAAGCGCTGCTGCAGGAACTGGTGGAGGGCCAGACCGGCCACCTGGCCTTCAGCTCTCACGTCCAGGGCGACGGCGACCACGCCTATCGGATGGCCGGCGAGCAGCACTTCGAGGGCATCATTTCCAAGCGGGCGGATCGCGGCTATCACAGTGGCCGAAGCGACGACTGGCGCAAGACCAAACAGTTGGCCAGCGATGAGTTTGCGGTGGTCGGCTACACGGCGCCCAAAGGCAGCCGCAGTGGTTTCGGTTCGCTCCTGCTGGCCAAGCCCGACGCCAAGCATGGCTGGCTTTACGTTGGGCGGTTGGGCTCTGGCTTTTCGGACCTGCTGATCAAGGAGATCAGCGAAAAGATCCAAGGCGGTGGGAAAAAGCCAACGGCCTACGTTGCTACCGAGGACACGGATCTGCGGGCCGCGAAGTGGTTTGAGCCGCGGTTCGTGGTGGAAGTCTTCTACCGGGGAATAGGCGGGCAGCAGCTGTTGCGGCAGGCATCGCTGAAGGCGGTGCGGACTGACAAGGACGTGGACGATCTGCTGGACTCTGACCGCGCCGCCCAAGGAAAGCCCGCCCGGGGGAAGCGAGCATCGACGACACCGCCTACCCGCATGGCCGCCGCAAAGCCCCCGGCCGATCGTGCGCCGCCCAGGCTTTCCTCGCCCAGCAAAGTGCTCTTCCCGGGCGATGGCTATACCAAGCAGGACGTCTGGGACTATTACTCCGCGGTGATGGATCACCTCCTGCCGGAGGTGATCAACCGGCCGCTGTCGATCATTCGCTGCCCCGCCGGCACCGGTAAGCCCTGTTTCTTCCAGAAGCACCACACCGCCGGGCTGGAGTTGGTGGATGCGGTCAAGCTGAAGGAGGACAGCGGCATCAACGCTCATTATCTGGTGGTGCGCGACGCCGCCAGCCTGCTGGAGCTGGTCCAGTTCAATGCCTTGGAGTTCCACCCGTGGGGCAGCCATGCCGAAGCGCCCGACCGGGCCGACCGGGTGGTGTTTGACCTCGATCCAGGCCCGGACGTGCCCTTCGCAGAAGTGAAAAAGGCCGCCACCGATATCCGGAAGCTTCTGGCCCAACTGGAGCTGGAGTCCTTCCTGCGGGTATCTGGCGGCAAGGGCCTGCATGTCGTGGTGCCGCTCAACCCAGGCTGCGACTGGGATCTGACCAAGCGCTTCGCCAAAGGGTTTGCCGACGCGCTGGCGCAGTCGGAACCGCAGCGCTTCCTGGCCACCGCCACCAAGGCCCTGCGAAACAAGCGGATCTTTGTCGACTACCTGCGCAACGGTCGAGGCGCCACCGCCGTGGCGTCCTACTCCCTGCGGGGCAGACCGGGCGCGCCGGTGGCCATGCCTTTGGCATGGACCGAGTTGGCAAAGCTGAAGCGTGCCGATGCGTTCACGATCAAGGACGTCCCGGCCAAACTGAAACGTCGGCGCAAGGATCCATGGGAGGGTATTGATTCGCTGCGCCAGAACCTGGCCCGATGGGCTCGAGAAGAGTGA
- a CDS encoding DUF3606 domain-containing protein, protein MADDKTKTGAADRNRINVNEDYELHYWTKALGVSADELRAAVKAVGPTAAAVRDHLGK, encoded by the coding sequence ATGGCAGATGACAAGACCAAAACCGGCGCAGCCGACCGCAACCGCATCAACGTCAACGAAGACTACGAGCTGCACTATTGGACGAAGGCGTTGGGCGTGTCCGCCGATGAGCTTCGCGCGGCGGTGAAAGCTGTGGGCCCCACGGCCGCAGCGGTTCGCGATCACCTGGGCAAGTAA
- a CDS encoding manganese catalase family protein, whose translation MFLHHKKLMYTVRVERSDPALATLMLEQFGGPQGELAAAMRYFTQALGETDPGRKDLLFDIATEEISHLEIIGTIISMLNQGPKAVQSEGMAEAEDMRNLGGNSTSHTQQILYGGGPALVNSSGVPWNAAYVDSIGEPTADLRSNIAAEARAKIVYERLINVTDDPGIKDALRFLMTREIAHQKSFEKALYSIRPNFPPGKMPGDPAFTDLYMDMSQGEGDVEGSWNSGDLWERVSDRDAQAALDGGDGSCGVGLSERETLAVEAVSLRTLSDPEEEPLTGAELSTGEGAGATRSPAREP comes from the coding sequence ATGTTCCTGCACCATAAAAAGCTCATGTATACCGTCAGGGTTGAACGCTCTGATCCCGCGCTTGCCACGCTCATGCTGGAGCAGTTCGGCGGGCCACAGGGCGAACTTGCCGCCGCGATGCGCTATTTCACCCAAGCGCTGGGCGAGACGGATCCGGGCCGGAAAGATCTTCTCTTTGACATTGCCACCGAAGAGATCAGCCATCTGGAGATCATCGGCACCATCATCTCGATGTTGAACCAAGGCCCGAAGGCGGTTCAGTCCGAAGGCATGGCCGAAGCCGAAGACATGCGCAATCTGGGTGGCAACAGCACCAGCCATACCCAGCAGATTCTCTACGGCGGCGGCCCTGCGCTGGTGAACTCCAGCGGGGTGCCCTGGAATGCGGCCTACGTCGACTCCATCGGCGAGCCGACGGCGGACCTTCGATCCAATATCGCTGCGGAAGCACGGGCGAAGATCGTCTACGAACGCCTCATCAACGTGACGGATGATCCAGGTATCAAGGACGCGCTGCGCTTCCTGATGACGCGCGAAATCGCCCATCAGAAATCGTTTGAAAAAGCGCTGTACAGCATTCGTCCCAATTTCCCGCCTGGGAAAATGCCCGGCGATCCGGCGTTCACTGATCTCTACATGGATATGTCACAGGGCGAAGGCGACGTTGAAGGCAGCTGGAACAGCGGGGACCTGTGGGAGCGCGTGAGCGATCGTGATGCCCAGGCAGCCTTGGACGGTGGAGACGGCAGCTGTGGGGTCGGCCTCTCCGAGCGTGAGACGCTGGCTGTGGAAGCAGTGAGCCTGCGCACTCTTTCAGACCCTGAAGAAGAACCGCTGACGGGCGCAGAGCTTTCCACCGGTGAGGGTGCAGGTGCGACGAGGAGCCCGGCTCGCGAGCCGTGA
- a CDS encoding DUF892 family protein, with translation MAELKENLLDWLRDAHAMEQQAETMLKGQASRIEHYPALKARIEEHIEETIGQRELLEGCIKRLGGSPSTLKDVMGKMAAFGQAVGGMTASDEIVKGAMAGYVFEHFEIASYTALIAAAETAGDAETARVCEQILVQEETMADWLAAHLPEITEEFMVRDATPGVEAKK, from the coding sequence ATGGCAGAGCTCAAAGAGAACTTGTTGGACTGGCTGCGCGATGCACACGCGATGGAACAGCAGGCAGAAACCATGCTCAAGGGACAGGCCTCCCGCATCGAGCACTACCCGGCGCTGAAGGCACGCATTGAAGAGCACATCGAAGAGACCATCGGTCAACGGGAACTGCTGGAAGGGTGCATCAAGCGCCTGGGAGGCTCGCCCTCGACCCTCAAGGATGTGATGGGAAAGATGGCCGCTTTTGGTCAGGCCGTCGGCGGCATGACGGCATCGGATGAGATCGTCAAAGGCGCGATGGCCGGCTATGTCTTTGAACACTTCGAGATTGCTTCGTACACGGCGCTGATTGCCGCAGCGGAGACTGCCGGCGACGCAGAAACCGCGCGCGTCTGCGAGCAGATCCTTGTGCAGGAAGAAACCATGGCCGACTGGCTGGCAGCCCACCTTCCTGAGATCACCGAGGAGTTCATGGTTCGCGACGCCACGCCGGGCGTCGAGGCAAAGAAGTAG
- a CDS encoding LytTR family DNA-binding domain-containing protein, with product MAGTRRMHLPDRAHTANRDYLRAIEPTDSGEAILHMADGTRLPCSRRQLPIVRQALGSS from the coding sequence CTGGCCGGAACGCGGCGTATGCACCTTCCTGACCGGGCGCATACAGCCAACCGGGACTACCTGCGCGCCATCGAGCCCACCGATAGCGGCGAGGCGATACTACACATGGCCGATGGCACGCGATTGCCCTGCAGCCGTCGGCAGCTGCCTATCGTGCGACAGGCTCTGGGCAGCAGTTGA
- a CDS encoding serine hydrolase domain-containing protein, producing MKKKWTVLVLSLLLGCVGPVLANTADALDAIERHASAAHSDAVLVQQEGRLLLQGGASGIREPIHLMSATKSVLALAIALLLDDGRLASIDTPVSTVYPEWRQGRKRDITVRMLLDHTSGLQNVPNAGAELEGAPDLVKLALAAELAADPGTTFAYNNKATNLLSGIVQKLAGMPVDEYLNDTLFKPLGITGHTWMRDESGTPMGMAGLSLSATDLAALGQLMLDGGVAPSGRRLMSERSVALLTAASARSPDVGMLWWRIPQWERYRLTEPAASRLTERGVSGDVSQAMLAADGRSFNSKTELLAFLADQLGPNWPQQYSEQITGRGLKLTDLFDVQRGPIAAYAANGYLGQHLVIVPEQRLVAVRLIHRRDDHAAPLDDYATFPADVLRLAETLVPAATEG from the coding sequence ATGAAGAAGAAATGGACTGTGCTGGTGCTGTCGCTGCTGCTGGGTTGCGTGGGGCCGGTACTGGCCAACACCGCCGATGCGCTGGATGCCATCGAGCGCCACGCCAGCGCCGCGCATTCCGATGCCGTGCTTGTGCAACAAGAAGGCCGCCTGCTTCTGCAGGGCGGCGCCAGTGGCATCCGTGAGCCCATCCACCTGATGTCAGCCACGAAGTCGGTACTGGCCTTGGCCATCGCACTGCTCCTCGATGACGGACGCCTCGCTTCCATCGACACGCCAGTCAGCACGGTTTACCCAGAGTGGCGCCAGGGCAGGAAGCGGGACATCACCGTCCGCATGTTGCTGGACCACACTTCCGGCCTGCAGAACGTGCCCAACGCCGGTGCAGAGCTGGAAGGCGCACCAGACCTGGTGAAACTTGCGCTGGCCGCTGAACTCGCCGCCGACCCGGGCACCACCTTCGCCTACAACAACAAAGCTACCAACCTGCTGTCCGGCATCGTCCAGAAGCTGGCCGGCATGCCTGTGGATGAGTATCTCAACGACACGCTGTTCAAGCCGCTGGGGATCACCGGCCACACTTGGATGCGGGATGAGAGCGGAACACCGATGGGCATGGCGGGACTTTCGCTGTCGGCCACGGACCTGGCTGCCCTCGGCCAGCTCATGCTCGATGGTGGTGTGGCGCCAAGCGGGCGGCGCCTGATGAGTGAACGCTCGGTGGCACTGCTTACCGCAGCAAGTGCGCGCTCGCCGGACGTGGGTATGCTGTGGTGGCGCATTCCGCAATGGGAGCGCTATCGCCTGACGGAACCCGCAGCCAGCCGCCTGACAGAGCGCGGTGTCTCTGGCGATGTCAGCCAGGCCATGCTGGCGGCGGATGGGCGCAGCTTCAACAGCAAGACCGAACTGCTTGCCTTTCTGGCCGACCAACTGGGTCCCAACTGGCCCCAGCAGTACAGTGAACAGATCACCGGTCGCGGGCTGAAGCTGACGGATCTGTTCGATGTGCAGCGCGGGCCGATCGCTGCGTACGCTGCCAACGGGTATCTTGGCCAGCATCTTGTCATCGTCCCGGAGCAGAGATTGGTGGCTGTCAGGCTCATCCACCGTCGCGACGACCATGCCGCACCGCTGGATGACTACGCGACATTCCCAGCCGATGTGCTGCGCTTGGCCGAAACGCTCGTTCCCGCCGCCACAGAGGGCTGA
- a CDS encoding EAL domain-containing protein gives MTTCILVVLVVAQAVLYVRDMEESERLADAALARAEAISEARRIASSQASRLERPTCSADDIDALKEIAFSSSYISDIGRIRGGRVLCSALWGLSRPFSLPPPRFASGSIRLWYSSDIAGSPYRGTNLIAQGDTFTVSSPTAFESLDPARTSSISVEKKDRSFAFRSLPALGGEEGRTAVHAQQCSRVTDICAFVTSPRSGVWELPLVLLAAILAVGACVGLLLALLLIRHHVTARQTIERRLLLALKQGEIELAYQPLRRIATGELVGFEVLSRWRPPGEDEIPPSFFVPIAHRFGLTADLFRYVLSTAMDELSPAFRQHDSLYVSVNAEPTDMAQDCIVRYITSITRDSGVCPHQLRIEITEREELVSETAKDNMRALSRLGYQFLIDDFGTGAANFSQLAQSPFGGVKLDRMFVAAITEDSPLRPVLPGMCRIALELGLDVIVEGVETEEQARVLSQIAPYAVGQGWYFGRPVPAADAMATLDEAWR, from the coding sequence ATGACGACCTGCATACTCGTGGTACTCGTCGTCGCCCAGGCAGTGCTTTACGTCCGCGACATGGAGGAATCGGAGAGACTTGCCGACGCTGCGTTGGCGCGCGCGGAGGCCATTTCCGAGGCGAGGCGTATCGCGTCCAGTCAAGCCTCTCGCCTCGAGCGGCCAACCTGCTCTGCCGACGACATCGACGCTTTGAAAGAGATCGCTTTCAGCTCCAGCTACATCAGCGATATAGGGCGCATTCGAGGCGGCCGCGTTCTGTGCAGCGCATTATGGGGATTATCGCGCCCATTCAGCCTGCCGCCCCCGCGGTTCGCCAGCGGCTCCATCCGCCTCTGGTACTCATCGGACATCGCGGGCTCGCCTTACCGTGGTACGAATCTGATTGCTCAAGGTGACACGTTCACCGTGTCTTCCCCTACAGCTTTTGAGAGCTTGGACCCTGCACGCACCAGCTCCATCAGCGTGGAGAAGAAGGACCGATCCTTCGCCTTCCGCAGCCTGCCTGCGCTAGGCGGTGAGGAGGGGCGAACCGCAGTGCACGCCCAGCAGTGCAGCCGTGTGACAGATATCTGTGCGTTCGTCACCAGTCCCAGGAGTGGCGTGTGGGAACTGCCGTTGGTGCTGCTTGCCGCCATTCTTGCGGTGGGCGCCTGCGTCGGCCTGCTCCTCGCGCTCCTTCTGATCAGACATCACGTTACAGCGCGGCAGACGATCGAGCGACGCTTGCTGCTCGCACTGAAACAGGGTGAGATCGAGTTGGCGTATCAACCGCTGCGTCGCATCGCCACGGGTGAGCTGGTGGGATTTGAAGTACTCAGTCGCTGGCGACCACCCGGCGAGGACGAAATTCCGCCCAGCTTCTTCGTGCCGATCGCCCACAGGTTTGGGCTGACGGCTGACCTCTTCCGGTACGTCCTTTCCACGGCGATGGATGAGCTGTCTCCCGCATTCCGTCAGCACGATAGTCTCTACGTGAGCGTCAATGCCGAGCCGACAGACATGGCCCAGGACTGCATTGTTCGCTATATCACCAGCATCACCAGGGATTCTGGCGTTTGCCCCCACCAGCTTCGCATCGAGATTACCGAGCGGGAAGAACTCGTTTCCGAGACTGCCAAGGACAACATGCGCGCGCTTTCGCGTCTGGGCTACCAGTTTCTGATCGACGACTTTGGAACCGGTGCCGCGAACTTCTCCCAGTTGGCCCAATCTCCGTTCGGAGGAGTAAAGCTGGATCGCATGTTCGTGGCAGCCATCACTGAGGATTCTCCGCTGCGGCCGGTCCTGCCAGGAATGTGTCGCATCGCGCTGGAGCTGGGGCTCGATGTCATTGTAGAAGGCGTGGAGACCGAGGAGCAGGCGCGCGTGCTGTCTCAGATTGCTCCGTATGCCGTTGGGCAGGGGTGGTATTTCGGCCGCCCGGTTCCGGCCGCAGACGCGATGGCCACCCTTGATGAGGCCTGGCGCTGA
- a CDS encoding type II CAAX endopeptidase family protein — MTPVALYSPDPARGWLPWVWLTPILMILFNAVPVIALDGWMQSQHWSTPSGDPIGLAGLHALLWIGFAPTLAAVLAWVRLVEGRSLASIGLTGPVPLKTVLRGLAVGFGTVALVVVTIWMAGGMQAAGLGQAWRSPVSLLHIGLLLVSFMFQASVEEVIFRGWMLSAVARKTNVAVAVLLVSLVFCFLHFSPHQPPLVMLSTFLFSLFACAWALWTGNIWGVMGWHAGWNWLLATGFELPVTGMDAHLPALLVALRPQGLDTLTGGAQGPEGSYLCSVFFVAAVAWIQWRKTRGAHNVSPTSR, encoded by the coding sequence ATGACTCCCGTTGCCCTGTATTCGCCCGATCCAGCCCGCGGCTGGCTGCCTTGGGTCTGGCTCACACCGATCCTGATGATCCTGTTCAACGCGGTACCGGTGATCGCGCTGGACGGGTGGATGCAGTCGCAGCATTGGTCGACGCCGAGCGGCGATCCGATCGGACTCGCTGGTTTGCATGCGCTGCTGTGGATCGGCTTTGCGCCAACGCTGGCGGCCGTGCTCGCCTGGGTACGCTTGGTCGAAGGGCGCTCGCTGGCGAGTATCGGGCTGACCGGTCCGGTACCGCTGAAAACCGTCCTGCGCGGACTTGCCGTTGGATTCGGCACAGTCGCGCTGGTCGTAGTCACGATCTGGATGGCAGGCGGCATGCAGGCCGCAGGCTTGGGGCAGGCATGGCGCTCGCCCGTGAGTCTGCTGCACATCGGTCTGCTGCTAGTAAGTTTCATGTTCCAGGCGAGCGTGGAGGAAGTCATCTTCCGCGGTTGGATGCTGTCGGCGGTGGCGCGCAAGACCAATGTCGCCGTGGCAGTGCTGCTGGTGTCGCTCGTTTTCTGCTTCCTGCATTTCAGTCCGCACCAGCCGCCTCTGGTCATGCTCAGCACGTTCCTGTTCTCGCTGTTCGCCTGCGCCTGGGCACTGTGGACCGGCAATATCTGGGGCGTGATGGGCTGGCACGCGGGGTGGAACTGGTTGCTCGCAACCGGCTTCGAACTGCCCGTCACCGGCATGGATGCGCACTTGCCGGCGCTGCTGGTTGCGCTGCGCCCGCAAGGCCTGGACACCCTCACCGGTGGCGCGCAAGGGCCGGAAGGTAGTTACCTGTGCAGCGTTTTCTTCGTCGCCGCGGTCGCGTGGATCCAGTGGCGAAAGACGCGTGGAGCTCACAACGTCTCGCCGACCAGCAGGTAA